In one Acidimicrobium ferrooxidans DSM 10331 genomic region, the following are encoded:
- a CDS encoding MFS transporter, whose translation MITDTASAAPTTQRDLGSTIVVAGARHPVRWFLAERGLLAAAVGMLPVGLSFSLLDIYARASALGIVLALQGVGLVVSLIVLGGVGDLIAPRRLLVLADALYAASAAALALLAQTHSHALVAYGAASIVTGASAGLVNSALQALLAAVVSPQDRQRVNGLRSLLRNLVQVAAPAFAGLVSAIASPTVVLWLAAIVAALGTLAARALPDTGAGAHHDAGLLAELRSGWRAYWAYGWLVAVDGAFALWHLVVYGPLFVLGPVVARAHDHGALGWGLMLAGVSVGGVLGGALVVRLRPRRPLSFALIAFSVTSVWLGALWFEAPLPVLVVAAAIAGVGFELLMGLWDTVFQGTIPRSVLGKLAAYDYLASVGTLPLGYALAAPLAAIVGARGVFGLGVVITVAITLGTLAVPSVRHLPSPALPIDE comes from the coding sequence GTGATCACCGACACTGCGTCCGCAGCCCCGACCACCCAGCGGGACCTAGGCTCGACCATCGTGGTCGCTGGCGCACGTCATCCGGTTCGTTGGTTCCTCGCCGAACGCGGCTTGCTGGCGGCTGCGGTGGGCATGCTTCCGGTCGGCCTGTCCTTCTCGCTCCTCGACATCTACGCTCGCGCGAGCGCGCTCGGGATCGTGCTCGCACTACAGGGCGTCGGCCTCGTCGTCAGCTTGATCGTCCTCGGTGGCGTCGGCGACCTCATCGCACCTCGTCGCCTCCTCGTCCTCGCCGATGCGCTCTACGCAGCCTCGGCTGCGGCGTTGGCCCTGCTCGCGCAGACCCACAGCCACGCACTCGTCGCCTATGGGGCCGCCTCCATCGTCACCGGTGCCTCCGCGGGTCTCGTCAACTCGGCTCTGCAGGCTCTCCTGGCTGCGGTGGTGTCGCCACAGGATCGACAGCGCGTGAACGGTCTACGGAGTCTGTTGCGCAATCTCGTCCAGGTCGCAGCTCCTGCGTTCGCAGGACTCGTGAGCGCGATCGCATCCCCAACCGTCGTGCTCTGGCTCGCCGCGATCGTCGCCGCCCTCGGCACGCTCGCTGCTCGCGCGCTCCCCGATACAGGCGCGGGAGCACACCACGACGCTGGCCTGCTCGCCGAACTGCGCAGCGGTTGGCGAGCGTACTGGGCCTACGGGTGGCTCGTCGCTGTCGACGGCGCCTTCGCACTGTGGCACCTCGTCGTCTACGGACCGCTCTTCGTGCTCGGCCCTGTCGTCGCGCGTGCCCATGATCACGGTGCGCTGGGCTGGGGCCTCATGCTGGCCGGCGTCAGCGTTGGTGGCGTCCTGGGGGGCGCGCTCGTCGTGCGCCTGAGGCCTCGTCGCCCACTCTCCTTCGCCCTCATCGCATTCTCGGTTACGTCGGTGTGGCTCGGTGCGCTCTGGTTCGAGGCGCCCCTACCCGTCCTCGTCGTCGCCGCCGCGATCGCCGGGGTCGGCTTCGAGCTTCTCATGGGGCTGTGGGACACCGTCTTCCAGGGCACGATCCCCCGGAGTGTGCTCGGCAAGCTCGCAGCCTACGACTACCTCGCCTCCGTCGGAACCCTGCCGCTCGGCTACGCCTTGGCAGCGCCGCTGGCCGCGATCGTGGGCGCACGCGGTGTCTTCGGACTTGGTGTCGTGATCACGGTCGCGATCACGCTGGGCACCCTCGCTGTGCCGAGCGTTCGTCATCTCCCCTCGCCGGCACTTCCCATCGACGAGTGA
- a CDS encoding threonine/serine ThrE exporter family protein — protein sequence MARAQPPGAAEPRRPRRRGWHRRTFEPERGWGSLGDEGRAVLRAAQRRIARLVSSDSLAELPPEPEEEVAYRLLTAALRAGAVLLAAGAATLDVEQTVLTFANALGLAGCEVDVTFTSLTGSYRRGATLKPITTLVVVRDRTLNFAKLAAMTQLRAAVLAGEVPPVDVEQRLEAIERLTVRRGRFVVAGWAGMAAAFTILLGGQLLAGALGFVATALIYVLNRGLARRGVPDFFLSAIGATLATTTALLAIVAHAPTVPALVVAGGIMALVPGVKLVSSVQDALSGFPLSGTARGVEVLVIATGIVTGVSLVIYVARLAGLHLAIGPIPLASLLYVPVQIAAAAVAAALYGIATSVPRSFLPWAAVTGALGWGIVLVLEHNGVSLVVSTALAAVCVGLLGQALASIHTTHPYLFVVPGIMPLVPGLTVFEGMLALVEGHGGAAGLLLQGLAIGLAIAAGVSLGYLILRSPVSRPTRLR from the coding sequence GTGGCACGCGCACAGCCCCCGGGCGCAGCTGAGCCACGTCGACCCCGCCGACGTGGTTGGCACCGTCGCACCTTTGAACCGGAGCGCGGATGGGGATCGCTGGGCGACGAGGGACGCGCCGTCCTGCGTGCGGCGCAGCGGCGCATCGCACGCCTCGTGTCCTCGGACTCGCTGGCCGAGCTGCCACCAGAGCCCGAGGAGGAGGTGGCCTATCGCCTCCTCACCGCCGCCCTTCGGGCAGGCGCCGTCCTCCTCGCGGCTGGGGCCGCCACGCTCGATGTCGAGCAGACCGTCCTCACCTTTGCCAACGCCCTCGGCCTCGCAGGGTGCGAGGTCGACGTCACGTTCACGTCACTCACCGGCTCGTACCGTCGTGGTGCAACCTTGAAGCCCATCACCACGCTCGTCGTGGTGCGCGATCGGACGCTCAACTTCGCCAAGTTGGCCGCGATGACCCAGCTGCGTGCGGCCGTCCTCGCGGGCGAGGTTCCCCCGGTCGATGTCGAGCAGCGACTCGAGGCGATCGAGCGGCTCACCGTGCGCCGCGGTCGCTTCGTCGTGGCCGGCTGGGCGGGCATGGCGGCTGCGTTCACGATCCTGCTCGGCGGACAGCTCCTCGCCGGTGCGCTTGGCTTCGTGGCGACCGCCTTGATCTACGTCCTCAACCGCGGTCTCGCCCGGCGCGGCGTCCCAGACTTCTTCTTGAGCGCCATCGGGGCGACGCTCGCGACCACCACGGCTCTGCTCGCGATCGTGGCGCACGCGCCGACCGTGCCTGCCCTCGTCGTCGCTGGCGGCATCATGGCCCTCGTGCCCGGCGTGAAGCTCGTCTCGAGCGTCCAGGACGCCCTAAGCGGTTTCCCGTTGTCAGGGACCGCCCGTGGCGTCGAGGTCCTCGTCATCGCCACCGGCATCGTGACCGGCGTCAGCCTCGTGATCTACGTGGCACGACTCGCGGGTCTGCACCTCGCCATCGGCCCCATCCCGCTCGCCTCCTTGCTCTATGTGCCGGTCCAGATCGCGGCCGCGGCGGTCGCGGCAGCCCTCTATGGCATCGCGACATCGGTGCCGCGTTCGTTCCTCCCTTGGGCGGCAGTCACCGGAGCGCTCGGATGGGGGATTGTCCTCGTGCTCGAACACAACGGCGTCTCGCTCGTCGTGTCGACGGCGCTGGCCGCGGTCTGTGTCGGCCTCCTCGGCCAGGCGCTCGCCTCCATCCACACCACCCATCCCTACCTCTTCGTCGTCCCCGGCATCATGCCGCTCGTGCCCGGGCTCACCGTCTTCGAGGGCATGCTCGCACTCGTCGAGGGGCACGGCGGTGCCGCGGGTCTGCTCCTGCAGGGCCTCGCCATCGGCCTCGCGATCGCGGCGGGGGTCAGTCTCGGTTACCTCATCTTGCGCTCGCCTGTGAGCCGACCGACTCGGCTTCGCTAG
- a CDS encoding MFS transporter — protein MSPRPVRRRHLAGVVLAGIPFNVAQGAAFPYWVLYLHSDLHFPTALAGLVIGTEGLASLGGALVGGAFQDHFGPRRTAQLGAVIEAVAAASLVVARSPLAVAGCFVLFGMSTLRYPARSSALLAALPDDLSATTFFSWDFMGANTGFGLGIVVGALLIGAGDATVMRGLFAALAVTSALLAVTYELIPNQRMAREHLEHASYRAAMRSSLFWYVGAWGLLLSLASYSSFDAGVPALIGIELHASPHLIALGFLTNPVLIVAFQQPVRRLVHRLRWRRATMATAAIFGASWFILFGALWLRTEFELAVLVVSFAATFSLAEMLMAPLRTQLIAALAPEHLRGRFYGMSHFARGVAGLVGPSVAGAMIGAGLGFWWLPLVASSGAGAAWVSRKIFRTAPAELSERT, from the coding sequence ATGTCTCCGCGTCCCGTCCGTCGTCGTCACCTCGCTGGGGTCGTCCTCGCAGGCATTCCCTTCAACGTGGCTCAGGGGGCCGCGTTCCCCTACTGGGTGCTGTATCTCCACAGCGACCTGCACTTCCCCACCGCCTTGGCGGGTCTCGTGATCGGCACCGAGGGTCTCGCCTCGCTCGGAGGCGCGCTGGTCGGCGGGGCCTTCCAGGATCACTTCGGGCCTCGACGAACGGCGCAACTGGGCGCAGTGATCGAAGCCGTGGCCGCAGCGTCGCTTGTCGTTGCTCGTAGCCCGCTTGCGGTCGCGGGCTGCTTCGTCCTCTTCGGTATGTCGACCTTGCGCTATCCGGCCCGATCGAGCGCGCTCCTCGCCGCACTGCCGGACGATCTCTCGGCGACCACCTTCTTTAGCTGGGACTTCATGGGCGCGAACACCGGCTTCGGGCTCGGGATCGTGGTCGGGGCGCTGCTCATCGGTGCCGGTGACGCGACGGTGATGCGGGGCTTGTTCGCCGCCCTCGCGGTGACGAGTGCCCTCCTCGCCGTGACCTACGAGCTCATCCCGAACCAGAGAATGGCTCGCGAACACCTCGAGCACGCGTCGTATCGCGCAGCCATGCGTTCGTCGCTGTTCTGGTACGTCGGCGCGTGGGGCCTGCTGCTCTCGCTCGCGAGCTACTCGTCGTTCGACGCTGGCGTGCCGGCCCTGATCGGCATCGAGCTCCACGCGTCGCCGCACCTGATCGCGCTCGGCTTTCTCACGAATCCCGTGCTCATCGTCGCGTTCCAGCAACCCGTGAGACGCCTGGTCCACCGACTCCGGTGGCGCCGCGCAACCATGGCGACCGCAGCGATCTTCGGCGCGTCGTGGTTCATCTTGTTCGGGGCCCTGTGGCTGCGGACCGAGTTCGAGCTCGCCGTCCTCGTCGTCAGCTTCGCCGCGACCTTCTCGCTCGCCGAGATGCTGATGGCTCCCCTTCGAACCCAGCTCATCGCCGCGCTCGCACCTGAGCATCTCCGCGGTCGCTTCTACGGGATGAGCCACTTCGCCCGCGGTGTCGCCGGTCTCGTCGGGCCGAGCGTCGCAGGGGCCATGATCGGTGCAGGCCTCGGCTTCTGGTGGCTGCCGCTCGTCGCGAGCTCGGGTGCCGGTGCCGCCTGGGTCAGCCGAAAGATCTTTCGGACAGCTCCCGCCGAGCTGTCCGAGCGCACCTGA